Proteins from a genomic interval of Lysobacter arenosi:
- the hmgA gene encoding homogentisate 1,2-dioxygenase gives MTIRSNGYQSGFGNEFASEAVDGALPQGRNSPQRVAHGLYAEQLSGTAFTAPRHANRRSWLYRIRPAAMHGTFAAYEQPRFHNDFGDGPVPPDQLRWSPLPMPQQPVDFVDGLFTMAGNGSPAGQHGVGIHLYAANRDMQGRYFYDADGELLIVPQQGRLQIATEMGVLEIEPQQIAVIPRGVRFTVSLPDGEARGYVCENFGAMLQLPDLGPIGSNGLANSRDFLTPNAAYEDVDGEFELIAKFQGHLWRADVGHSPLDVVAWHGNYAPCQYDLRRFNAIGSISYDHPDPSIFLVLHSPSDTPGTSNLDFVIFPPRWLVAQDTFRPPWFHRNIASEFMGLVHGAYDAKAEGFSPGGASLHNSMSGHGPDAATFEKASAADLAKPDVIADTMAFMFETRAVIRPTQQALQATHRQRDYQACWAGLKKHFSAD, from the coding sequence ATGACCATCCGCAGCAACGGCTACCAATCCGGTTTCGGCAACGAGTTCGCCAGCGAGGCCGTCGACGGCGCGCTGCCGCAGGGGCGCAATTCGCCGCAGCGCGTTGCGCACGGTCTCTATGCCGAGCAGCTGTCGGGCACGGCGTTCACCGCGCCGCGCCATGCCAACCGCCGCAGCTGGCTGTACCGGATCCGCCCGGCGGCCATGCACGGCACGTTCGCGGCATACGAGCAGCCACGCTTCCACAACGACTTCGGCGATGGCCCGGTGCCGCCGGACCAGTTGCGCTGGAGTCCGCTGCCGATGCCGCAGCAGCCGGTCGATTTCGTCGACGGTCTGTTCACCATGGCCGGCAACGGCTCGCCGGCCGGGCAGCATGGCGTCGGCATCCACCTGTACGCCGCCAACCGCGACATGCAGGGACGCTACTTCTACGACGCCGACGGCGAGCTGCTGATCGTGCCGCAGCAGGGACGCCTGCAGATCGCCACCGAGATGGGCGTGCTCGAGATCGAGCCGCAGCAGATCGCGGTGATCCCGCGCGGCGTGCGCTTCACCGTGTCGCTGCCCGACGGAGAAGCGCGCGGCTACGTCTGCGAGAACTTCGGCGCGATGCTGCAGTTGCCGGACCTGGGTCCGATCGGCAGCAACGGACTGGCCAACTCGCGCGACTTCCTCACGCCCAACGCCGCCTACGAGGACGTCGACGGCGAGTTCGAGCTGATCGCCAAGTTCCAGGGGCACCTGTGGCGCGCCGACGTCGGCCATTCGCCGCTGGACGTGGTGGCATGGCACGGCAACTACGCACCGTGCCAGTACGACCTGCGCCGCTTCAACGCCATCGGTTCGATCAGTTACGACCACCCCGATCCGAGCATCTTCCTGGTGCTGCATTCGCCCAGCGACACGCCGGGGACGAGCAACCTGGACTTCGTGATCTTCCCGCCGCGCTGGCTGGTGGCGCAGGACACGTTCCGTCCGCCGTGGTTCCACCGCAACATCGCCAGCGAGTTCATGGGCCTGGTGCACGGCGCCTATGACGCCAAGGCCGAAGGCTTCTCGCCGGGTGGTGCCTCGCTGCACAACTCGATGAGCGGGCACGGACCGGACGCGGCGACGTTCGAGAAGGCCAGCGCCGCCGACCTGGCCAAGCCGGATGTGATCGCCGACACCATGGCGTTCATGTTCGAGACCCGCGCGGTGATCCGGCCGACGCAGCAGGCATTGCAGGCCACGCACCGCCAGCGCGATTACCAGGCCTGCTGGGCAGGCCTGAAGAAGCACTTCAGCGCGGACTGA